In Leptospira ellinghausenii, the following proteins share a genomic window:
- a CDS encoding anti-sigma factor antagonist (This anti-anti-sigma factor, or anti-sigma factor antagonist, belongs to a family that includes characterized members SpoIIAA, RsbV, RsfA, and RsfB.): protein MFLEAKLEYPIIQEREIQENHLLLRFRTPANPKVEDRKPLVIGLAIDKSWSMKGEKMEAVIDASCALVNWLTRHDAVSIVAYSSDVQLIQPVTHLTEKVSVTDKIRNIQVATSTNLSGGWLSALKSLTQTKIPNAYKRVLLLTDGNPTSGLKEKEALVGIASDHLAMGISTTTIGVGNDFNEEMLVEIAKAGGGNFHYIDNPENASDIFFEEFGDIGALYAQAIDVELQLAPGVRLKQVLSETTHQVFEEFDEFIGDAKTISRQKINLQLGDLRADDLRNLVLRLEIDDRVHKTETPFCEVNVSYYNLLKQNHLENVKESYSFERGNNRGKQDPDVLVEILIANATLGIKEITEFVKREQIEDAKTMLFGLIQDIKNNLHFAPNALGSLLNRLLVLESKMATKSDDLHKHLFMNSQILSKGTDKIDLKDVVVHNQIFEYQTAGDIDLYKCPEIKQLMEQKIAEGFRYMIIDFSRTSHIDSSAIGMVIQIVGWLRRRGGELVVTNIRDSVKKIFEITRLYNHIRVAENLASAKEILQRIVYANEGDQII from the coding sequence ATGTTTTTAGAAGCAAAATTGGAATACCCAATCATCCAAGAGAGAGAAATCCAAGAAAACCATCTCTTGTTACGATTTCGAACTCCTGCCAATCCCAAGGTAGAAGATAGAAAACCTCTGGTGATTGGGCTTGCGATTGATAAAAGTTGGTCAATGAAAGGAGAAAAAATGGAAGCAGTCATTGATGCTTCTTGTGCTCTTGTCAATTGGTTAACTAGACATGATGCTGTTTCCATTGTAGCTTATTCTTCCGATGTTCAACTCATCCAACCAGTCACTCACCTAACAGAAAAAGTTTCTGTCACTGATAAAATTCGAAACATTCAGGTGGCAACGTCTACAAATTTAAGTGGTGGATGGTTATCTGCACTTAAGAGTCTTACTCAAACAAAAATTCCCAATGCATACAAACGTGTATTACTATTAACAGATGGAAATCCTACATCAGGACTTAAAGAAAAGGAAGCACTTGTGGGAATAGCAAGTGATCATTTAGCAATGGGAATCTCTACCACAACGATTGGTGTAGGTAATGATTTTAACGAAGAAATGTTGGTGGAAATAGCAAAGGCAGGTGGGGGTAATTTTCATTACATCGACAATCCGGAAAATGCATCAGATATTTTTTTTGAAGAATTTGGTGATATTGGAGCTTTGTATGCACAGGCAATCGATGTAGAACTCCAACTTGCACCTGGTGTTCGTTTGAAACAGGTATTGTCAGAAACAACCCACCAAGTGTTTGAAGAATTTGATGAATTTATAGGGGATGCCAAAACCATATCTCGTCAAAAAATCAATCTACAGTTAGGTGATTTGAGAGCTGATGACCTTCGGAATTTGGTATTACGATTAGAGATTGATGACCGTGTTCATAAAACAGAAACTCCCTTTTGCGAAGTGAATGTTTCTTATTACAATTTATTAAAGCAAAATCATTTAGAGAACGTGAAAGAGTCCTATTCGTTTGAAAGAGGGAATAACCGAGGAAAACAAGACCCTGATGTGCTCGTTGAAATTTTAATTGCAAATGCAACTTTGGGTATCAAAGAAATCACAGAGTTTGTAAAACGAGAACAAATTGAAGACGCCAAAACGATGTTATTTGGTTTAATCCAAGATATCAAAAATAATCTTCATTTTGCACCGAATGCATTGGGTTCATTACTCAACAGATTATTAGTTTTGGAATCCAAAATGGCAACGAAGTCTGATGATTTACATAAACATTTATTCATGAATTCACAAATTTTATCAAAAGGAACTGATAAAATTGATTTAAAAGATGTTGTGGTTCATAACCAAATTTTTGAATACCAGACAGCTGGTGATATTGATTTGTACAAATGCCCTGAGATCAAACAACTGATGGAACAAAAAATTGCAGAAGGTTTCCGATATATGATTATTGATTTTTCCAGAACGTCTCACATCGATTCTTCTGCAATTGGTATGGTAATTCAAATTGTGGGATGGTTACGTAGAAGGGGTGGAGAACTTGTTGTCACAAACATTCGTGATTCTGTGAAAAAAATCTTTGAGATTACGAGGTTGTACAATCACATCCGAGTCGCAGAAAATTTGGCCTCTGCAAAAGAAATTTTACAGAGGATTGTTTATGCAAATGAAGGGGATCAAATCATTTGA
- a CDS encoding transcriptional coactivator p15/PC4 family protein — protein MAKTGIIRDIDKGRGEVIRVEISEYKGQTFFNIRVWYTDPNGELKPTQKGIAIAPTLVSELKEAIEEAERWLA, from the coding sequence ATGGCAAAAACAGGTATCATCCGAGACATTGACAAAGGAAGAGGGGAAGTCATCCGAGTGGAGATTTCCGAGTACAAAGGACAAACTTTTTTTAACATTCGAGTTTGGTATACAGATCCCAATGGAGAACTAAAACCAACCCAGAAAGGGATTGCCATTGCACCTACTCTTGTTAGTGAATTAAAAGAAGCAATTGAGGAAGCCGAGCGCTGGTTAGCCTAA
- a CDS encoding FAD-binding oxidoreductase, with protein MLTPQINLFKKSNPIQAQVLANTRLTPELGKGKRQSKEGEAAVHRITVAIDHSVYPYMIGQSAGIIPPGQDPEKQAKGLADASYTVRLYSIASPSYSFGQTKDNIEFIVKRDNVYDENGNLVHKGVCSNYICDLKPGDVVTMTGPAGKKFLLPQTDFKGDIFFFATGTGISPFFGMVEELLVQKLIQFQGQLWLIYGAPYSDEIVLRDYFEEKAKEHPEFHFVTAISREEKNSFDGGKMYITHRAKENAEAIKNAVNGNGKFYICGGPKGMEKGVIQEIMSACNTELTYEAFKKDLEEKEQLFVETY; from the coding sequence TTGCTTACCCCTCAGATTAATTTATTCAAAAAATCCAATCCCATCCAAGCCCAAGTCTTAGCAAACACCCGTTTGACTCCCGAACTCGGCAAAGGGAAACGCCAATCCAAGGAAGGTGAGGCTGCAGTCCACCGCATCACAGTTGCCATCGACCATTCTGTATACCCGTATATGATTGGGCAAAGTGCTGGGATCATTCCTCCAGGCCAAGATCCAGAAAAACAAGCAAAAGGCCTAGCTGATGCCAGTTATACTGTCCGTCTCTATTCCATTGCGTCTCCATCCTATAGTTTTGGCCAAACCAAAGACAATATCGAGTTCATCGTCAAACGTGACAATGTGTATGATGAAAATGGAAATCTTGTCCATAAAGGGGTATGTTCCAATTATATCTGTGATCTAAAACCTGGAGATGTGGTGACGATGACTGGTCCTGCAGGGAAAAAATTCCTTTTACCTCAAACGGATTTTAAAGGTGATATTTTCTTTTTTGCGACAGGAACAGGGATTAGTCCTTTTTTTGGAATGGTGGAAGAATTACTCGTCCAAAAACTTATCCAATTCCAAGGCCAACTTTGGTTAATTTATGGTGCACCTTATTCAGATGAAATTGTCCTTCGTGATTATTTTGAAGAAAAAGCAAAAGAACACCCTGAGTTTCATTTTGTTACGGCAATCAGCCGTGAAGAGAAAAACAGTTTTGATGGTGGAAAGATGTATATCACCCACCGTGCAAAAGAAAATGCTGAAGCCATTAAAAATGCTGTGAATGGAAACGGTAAGTTTTATATTTGTGGCGGTCCTAAGGGAATGGAAAAGGGAGTGATTCAGGAAATCATGTCTGCATGTAACACTGAACTTACCTACGAAGCATTCAAAAAGGACCTGGAAGAAAAAGAACAATTATTTGTAGAGACGTACTAA
- a CDS encoding DUF3015 domain-containing protein has product MNTFCGRTFLFLHITFISLFLLFNNQPILAESYGMAGCGLGSMVPVWKNDIGQVLAATTNVSFSSQTFGITSGTSNCTTDGIVKQEMAQEVFIAYNEGALELETTKGSGERIRAMATLLGCPTHANELGKLMKENHSYLFSKTDLENQYRSKEILTRLKTQIASHSNLKSVCMH; this is encoded by the coding sequence ATGAATACTTTTTGCGGTAGGACATTTCTATTTCTCCACATAACATTTATTAGTTTATTTTTACTCTTTAACAATCAACCTATACTAGCAGAGTCTTATGGAATGGCAGGTTGTGGACTTGGTTCCATGGTTCCTGTTTGGAAGAATGACATCGGGCAAGTCCTTGCCGCCACAACGAATGTCAGTTTTTCATCTCAAACCTTCGGGATTACTTCAGGTACCTCCAATTGTACAACTGATGGAATTGTGAAACAAGAAATGGCACAGGAAGTATTCATTGCCTATAATGAAGGTGCGTTAGAGTTAGAGACAACAAAAGGAAGTGGTGAAAGGATTAGAGCCATGGCGACACTACTCGGTTGTCCAACTCATGCAAATGAATTGGGTAAATTAATGAAAGAAAATCATTCCTATTTATTTAGTAAGACAGATTTGGAAAATCAATATCGATCGAAGGAAATTTTAACTCGCCTCAAAACACAAATTGCATCCCATTCTAATTTAAAATCTGTTTGTATGCATTAG
- a CDS encoding TonB-dependent receptor plug domain-containing protein has protein sequence MITNLQFLFPIICLFLLFLGELHAQTRINGKTTKPTPNTETTAPNPQPNPPVDTKSDPGQELSKEKTQTGTVESKPEENTEEDRFKELDNKNGIVVTGSRGERRLKDSAVATEVISRKRIEQTGARNLGEVLDTQLGINVTPFFGGSQVQMLGLDSKYVLFLVDGQRVAGRLNNTIDLTRFKVQNIERIEIVKGSSSSLYGADAIGGVINIITKQAEKPEHYQFRTSYGNGRQMNFGSQGEKNMIADVGFKNDFVATNFFGGFNQSAAYDLDPKTPATTGNSFQDNNLGGNMTFNPDGQFKVKTGINYLNRNQAGVDSRATGGVFDRTNMTNDFLALGALEYAYGKRNMVSLRGNFSRWENHYKLDQRNSNELDVKEITNEFSSQGVAQIDHEVHKDHMITAGFESFSEELQTDRLERRNAYRTRRAAFIQDEWVVWRQGFVWRLVPGVRHDVDSQFGGQTTPKIATKVDITSNLVFRASYGKGFRPPSFRELYLRFENPGVGYTVEGNDNLRPEKSTTVNADLEYTPYKFWTLSLSVFRNDITDLIQYSFGTRTSEFATFQLKNVQRAYTRGVEAGSRVRFLKYFALELGYNQTDTRDLTTDRPLEGRALHQGTMNFFVNAPGGWEFALRAKRLDKRPFYSTTNDFTAGTSTALIDQQTKSVEENNKVVYGKAFTLLNVRMEKKFFEGRMSLFLGVDNVLDQYELTYNPIRPRFYYGGLQATF, from the coding sequence ATGATAACAAATTTACAATTTTTATTCCCCATAATATGTTTGTTTTTACTCTTTTTAGGAGAACTCCATGCACAAACTCGCATAAATGGAAAAACAACAAAACCAACACCTAACACAGAGACTACAGCACCAAATCCACAACCGAATCCTCCTGTAGATACGAAATCCGACCCAGGACAAGAACTGAGTAAAGAAAAAACACAAACTGGAACTGTTGAATCAAAACCAGAAGAAAACACAGAAGAGGATCGATTTAAAGAGTTAGATAATAAAAACGGAATTGTTGTCACTGGTTCACGTGGAGAACGTCGCCTCAAAGACTCAGCTGTTGCCACAGAAGTGATCTCCCGCAAACGAATTGAACAAACAGGTGCGCGGAACTTAGGTGAGGTGTTAGATACCCAACTTGGAATCAATGTAACTCCATTTTTTGGTGGATCACAAGTTCAAATGTTGGGTCTTGATTCTAAGTATGTATTATTTTTAGTGGATGGGCAACGGGTTGCCGGGCGACTCAACAACACTATCGATTTAACACGATTTAAAGTGCAAAATATCGAACGGATTGAAATTGTAAAAGGAAGTTCTTCCTCCTTATACGGTGCCGATGCCATTGGGGGTGTGATCAATATCATCACCAAACAAGCAGAAAAACCAGAACATTACCAATTCCGTACCTCCTATGGAAATGGCCGCCAAATGAATTTTGGATCCCAAGGCGAAAAAAACATGATCGCAGATGTTGGTTTCAAAAATGATTTCGTAGCGACTAATTTTTTTGGTGGTTTCAATCAATCTGCAGCATACGACTTAGATCCAAAAACACCTGCAACCACAGGTAACTCCTTCCAAGACAATAATCTTGGAGGGAACATGACCTTTAATCCCGATGGGCAATTTAAGGTTAAAACAGGAATCAATTATCTAAATCGTAACCAAGCTGGTGTAGATTCAAGAGCTACTGGTGGTGTGTTTGACCGTACCAATATGACTAACGACTTTTTAGCGTTAGGTGCTCTTGAATATGCGTATGGGAAACGAAATATGGTTTCACTACGAGGTAATTTTTCTCGTTGGGAAAACCATTACAAATTGGACCAAAGAAATTCAAATGAGCTCGATGTAAAAGAAATTACCAATGAATTTTCTTCGCAAGGTGTCGCCCAGATAGATCATGAGGTTCACAAAGATCATATGATCACAGCTGGTTTTGAATCGTTTTCTGAAGAATTACAAACAGATCGATTGGAACGAAGGAATGCATACCGAACAAGACGTGCTGCTTTTATCCAAGATGAATGGGTTGTTTGGCGCCAAGGTTTTGTTTGGCGATTAGTTCCTGGAGTTAGGCATGATGTGGATTCACAATTTGGCGGGCAAACCACTCCTAAAATTGCAACGAAAGTAGATATCACAAGCAATCTTGTGTTTCGAGCAAGTTACGGAAAAGGATTTCGACCACCTTCGTTTCGAGAATTGTACTTACGTTTTGAAAACCCTGGTGTTGGTTATACCGTCGAAGGAAATGACAATCTCCGACCTGAAAAATCAACCACAGTGAATGCTGATCTCGAATACACTCCTTACAAATTTTGGACATTATCTCTTAGTGTGTTTCGAAATGATATCACCGACCTAATCCAATATAGTTTTGGTACTCGTACCAGTGAATTTGCCACCTTCCAATTAAAGAATGTACAACGTGCGTATACAAGAGGTGTGGAAGCAGGTTCACGTGTTCGTTTTTTAAAGTATTTTGCATTAGAACTTGGATATAACCAAACTGATACAAGGGACCTAACAACGGATAGACCTTTAGAAGGTCGTGCCCTCCACCAAGGTACTATGAACTTTTTTGTGAATGCGCCAGGTGGTTGGGAATTCGCTCTACGTGCCAAACGGCTTGATAAACGTCCTTTTTATAGCACAACGAATGATTTTACGGCAGGGACAAGCACTGCTCTCATTGACCAACAAACAAAGAGTGTTGAAGAGAATAACAAAGTGGTGTATGGAAAAGCATTCACACTTCTGAACGTTCGAATGGAGAAAAAATTTTTTGAAGGGAGGATGTCACTATTTTTAGGAGTAGACAATGTTTTGGACCAATACGAGCTTACTTACAATCCTATTCGTCCAAGGTTTTACTATGGCGGACTCCAAGCTACATTCTAA
- a CDS encoding HmuY family protein, whose amino-acid sequence MKYFVFGILILSVSCARQKAALTDQDLLVNNLITSIVNAGNPNALDKIVFSRSNGDGSYTTRFNATNLDFYIYFQFEANKQIPFSDKDKLTWDIAFNRYKVATNSGDTNRFGLGGGCKSNTTDFGIASSTSATSQGCTNFTTDISTTTQGIGGAGAVYIGNPLVTEWYNYTIGFLSPKPDIFLIRSGTGASIYAVHIENYYSDAGTSGYPTIRWKKLP is encoded by the coding sequence TTGAAATACTTTGTATTTGGGATTCTAATTCTATCTGTGTCATGTGCAAGGCAGAAAGCTGCCTTAACAGACCAAGATTTGCTTGTGAACAATTTGATCACGAGCATTGTGAATGCTGGAAATCCCAATGCTTTGGACAAAATCGTTTTCTCCCGTTCCAACGGGGATGGGAGTTATACGACTCGCTTTAACGCAACCAATTTAGATTTTTACATTTATTTCCAATTTGAAGCGAATAAACAAATTCCTTTTTCAGACAAAGACAAACTCACTTGGGATATTGCATTTAATCGTTATAAGGTGGCTACAAATTCAGGCGACACCAATCGGTTTGGACTAGGTGGTGGGTGTAAAAGTAATACCACTGATTTTGGAATCGCTAGTTCCACTTCTGCAACTTCGCAAGGTTGTACAAATTTCACAACAGACATCTCCACAACGACACAAGGAATTGGTGGAGCTGGTGCAGTTTACATAGGCAATCCACTCGTCACTGAATGGTATAATTATACGATTGGTTTTTTATCTCCAAAACCTGATATCTTTCTCATCCGTTCTGGTACAGGGGCGTCAATATACGCAGTTCATATTGAAAATTATTATAGTGATGCGGGAACTTCAGGTTATCCTACTATTCGTTGGAAAAAACTTCCTTAA
- a CDS encoding LIC20153 family lipoprotein, producing the protein MNFLATKFKTLLLLALLGGLTFQCEKKEDNQDTVTIAALAAIFSSAGDCTVNAPPRASINTFTTAITANGSGTISQTGTVPVVAHKNAALKLTAKNTTAVAFSGGSAFLIVYQSSSCPLTTSTTSGFATTSLSASSEFTNSYLLSNSGTITFNTAGDYYIFIYAIPSRGQTANLSYTVTNL; encoded by the coding sequence ATGAATTTCTTAGCTACAAAGTTTAAAACATTACTTCTACTGGCTCTCTTAGGTGGACTCACCTTCCAGTGTGAAAAAAAAGAAGATAACCAAGATACAGTGACGATTGCGGCACTCGCTGCTATTTTTAGCTCTGCAGGTGACTGTACAGTCAACGCTCCCCCAAGAGCGAGTATCAACACATTTACAACAGCCATTACAGCAAACGGGTCAGGGACAATTTCCCAAACTGGAACTGTACCTGTTGTAGCTCATAAGAACGCGGCTTTAAAACTCACTGCGAAAAACACAACTGCTGTCGCATTTTCCGGTGGAAGTGCCTTCCTAATTGTATACCAATCATCCTCTTGTCCATTAACGACTTCAACGACATCAGGTTTTGCAACTACTAGTCTCTCGGCTTCTAGCGAATTTACCAATTCTTACCTTTTGAGTAACTCAGGTACGATCACATTTAATACTGCGGGAGATTATTACATATTCATCTATGCAATTCCTTCCAGAGGACAAACTGCAAATTTATCGTATACTGTAACTAACCTATAA
- a CDS encoding sensor domain-containing protein produces the protein MSLKQITIYIEESDHNFYNRLLRDITNIETCHVHSFPSILKIKPGSIQESAVFLFWNDSNAMDKQKFIFEHFPESPYIILSPNILSPEELSQVAHPTFLHLAEPIYSVGTLDLVLNFAERLIEDMNRSIAYDKIREKVVVLENVFEESLDILMQIDPTTKQIINANKQAVVVLEYALDEIIGKEFSYFMPPVEVDEDAEFEGNLIESAALRTKSGRLIPTESSFRLFPVNGKMAIWATFRDITERKRSQEQVKNQKAFYEFILDNLDSDIAVLNSNFEYEYTNPVFLSNKEIRKWLFKKTDVDLAEKLDLPPEFYERRKKFLEVAAKENEIVEFEELIQDHNDKVTYLLRKYIPIDDSETKQKRFISFGVDITERKLSEERITYLAYYDALTGLSNRTLFIDHANQALKNHKSTETLLAFYFFDIDNFKFINDSLGHTKGDILLQMVGARLKRVMTEVDTVARFGGDEFAILKVDVPNKSAAAEFAQKILDILSQPFHIMGRDLFTTISMGIALSPNDGVTSAELLKNSDMAMYKAKELGRNNYKFYTNELILRSEKRLYIENSLRKAIQNEELILFFQPKISTITNQVCGAEALIRWKHPERGWVPPIEFIPVAEDSGIIERIGDWVLEEACRLKKTWCEMNLPSFPLSINVSGKQLARANWSHRVQATILQFGINPEEIELELTESSIMENPEKSIEAFEYLSELGIKVSIDDFGTGYSSLSYLKKINADVIKIDRSFVVDLELNEDDRAICKAIINMAHSLGLEVIAEGVENPAQRDLLHDLGCHMIQGYLYSKPLPEPEFVAFVQKFNESAKTK, from the coding sequence ATGTCACTGAAACAGATCACAATCTATATAGAAGAATCTGATCATAACTTCTATAATCGGCTGTTACGTGACATAACGAACATTGAAACTTGTCATGTACATAGTTTCCCATCGATCTTAAAAATCAAACCAGGGTCCATCCAAGAATCAGCAGTCTTTTTATTTTGGAATGATTCCAATGCGATGGATAAACAAAAATTTATTTTTGAACATTTTCCTGAGTCTCCTTACATCATTTTATCGCCTAACATTCTTTCTCCTGAAGAACTGTCTCAAGTTGCTCATCCCACATTTTTACATTTAGCGGAACCAATATATTCGGTTGGAACATTAGATTTGGTGCTAAACTTCGCAGAACGCTTGATAGAAGATATGAACCGATCGATTGCCTATGATAAAATTCGCGAAAAGGTTGTGGTTTTAGAAAATGTCTTTGAAGAGTCTTTAGACATTCTAATGCAAATCGACCCAACTACCAAACAAATCATCAATGCGAACAAACAAGCAGTCGTTGTTTTGGAATATGCGTTGGATGAGATTATTGGAAAAGAATTTTCATACTTCATGCCTCCCGTTGAAGTTGATGAAGATGCAGAGTTTGAAGGAAACTTAATCGAAAGTGCTGCACTCAGAACAAAATCAGGTAGATTGATTCCTACTGAGTCTTCTTTCCGTTTGTTTCCAGTGAATGGTAAGATGGCGATATGGGCAACGTTTCGAGATATCACAGAACGAAAACGATCACAAGAACAAGTCAAAAACCAAAAAGCCTTTTATGAATTTATTTTGGATAATTTGGACTCGGATATTGCGGTGTTAAATTCAAATTTTGAATATGAATATACAAACCCAGTATTTTTATCCAATAAAGAAATCCGTAAATGGTTATTCAAAAAAACTGATGTTGATCTTGCTGAAAAATTGGATTTACCTCCAGAGTTTTATGAACGTAGGAAAAAATTTTTAGAAGTCGCTGCGAAAGAAAATGAAATCGTTGAATTCGAAGAACTCATCCAAGATCATAATGATAAAGTTACTTATCTCTTAAGAAAGTACATTCCAATTGATGATTCCGAAACCAAACAAAAACGTTTTATTAGTTTTGGTGTAGATATTACGGAACGTAAATTATCGGAAGAAAGAATTACCTACCTAGCTTATTACGATGCATTAACAGGACTATCGAATCGTACTCTTTTTATTGATCATGCGAACCAGGCGCTTAAAAATCATAAATCAACAGAAACCTTACTAGCGTTTTACTTTTTTGATATCGATAATTTTAAATTCATCAATGATAGTTTGGGTCATACCAAAGGTGATATTTTATTACAAATGGTAGGAGCAAGACTCAAACGAGTGATGACGGAAGTAGATACCGTTGCTCGTTTTGGTGGAGATGAATTTGCGATTTTGAAAGTGGATGTCCCAAATAAAAGTGCGGCCGCTGAATTTGCACAAAAAATTTTAGATATCTTAAGCCAACCGTTTCATATCATGGGAAGGGATTTATTCACCACCATTAGTATGGGAATTGCACTTTCACCCAATGACGGTGTAACTTCCGCCGAGTTATTAAAAAATTCTGACATGGCCATGTACAAAGCAAAAGAATTAGGCCGAAATAATTATAAATTCTATACAAACGAACTCATCTTACGATCCGAAAAACGATTGTACATTGAAAACTCTCTCAGAAAGGCAATTCAGAACGAAGAGTTAATTTTATTTTTCCAACCAAAAATATCTACAATTACAAACCAAGTTTGCGGAGCAGAAGCTCTCATCCGGTGGAAACATCCGGAAAGAGGTTGGGTTCCACCAATTGAATTCATTCCCGTTGCAGAAGATTCGGGTATCATCGAGAGGATTGGGGATTGGGTTTTAGAAGAAGCCTGTCGGTTGAAAAAAACTTGGTGCGAAATGAATTTACCAAGTTTTCCACTCAGCATCAATGTAAGTGGAAAACAACTAGCGCGCGCTAACTGGTCCCACCGAGTTCAAGCTACGATTTTACAATTTGGAATCAATCCAGAAGAAATTGAGTTAGAACTTACCGAAAGTTCGATCATGGAAAATCCGGAAAAAAGTATCGAAGCATTTGAGTATTTATCCGAGCTCGGGATCAAAGTTTCAATTGATGATTTTGGAACTGGTTATAGTTCACTTAGTTATCTCAAAAAAATCAACGCGGATGTGATCAAAATTGATCGATCGTTTGTTGTTGATTTAGAACTCAATGAAGATGATCGAGCTATTTGTAAGGCCATCATCAATATGGCACATTCTTTAGGTTTAGAAGTGATTGCGGAAGGTGTTGAGAACCCTGCTCAAAGGGATTTGTTACATGACTTGGGTTGCCATATGATCCAAGGGTATTTGTATAGCAAACCATTACCTGAGCCAGAATTTGTTGCGTTTGTGCAAAAATTTAACGAATCCGCCAAAACAAAATAG
- a CDS encoding M23 family metallopeptidase: MVRYFSIFFIIIFFVQAVPAESRENKKKSPKHITSSGNYFVKKEEKNFSLLMEARRFGRGEVIYLRLTPKDKKWINESYKVSWLGKDVILTKRENSMIAFLPISPDTPAGAMTLEIVSKIFFVKRGQKQYQIILEPTKFQVIKKNQQIKVDEKFVTKELPKEVLDFIQECKNAKELAFSKSSQLQFQKNFKNPLESIYITSKFYVRRDYNNKQGRPHGGVDFRGKTGTPVYAIQDGTVVLAQKTYYEGNFTIIDHGNKIFSFYMHQDEIKVKVGEQVKQGQQIGTVGTTGMSTGPHLHLGAKINGVLVDPLSLIALQSISESN; the protein is encoded by the coding sequence ATGGTTCGTTATTTTTCTATATTCTTCATAATCATTTTCTTTGTCCAAGCAGTACCAGCTGAATCACGTGAAAATAAAAAGAAATCTCCCAAACATATAACGTCTTCAGGTAATTATTTTGTAAAAAAAGAAGAGAAAAATTTTTCGCTTCTAATGGAAGCTCGCAGGTTTGGCCGTGGTGAGGTAATTTATTTACGATTAACTCCAAAGGATAAAAAATGGATCAATGAATCTTATAAAGTGAGTTGGTTAGGAAAAGATGTCATATTAACAAAACGTGAAAATAGTATGATCGCCTTTTTGCCAATCTCTCCAGATACTCCAGCAGGAGCGATGACCTTAGAGATTGTTTCCAAAATCTTTTTTGTCAAACGTGGCCAAAAACAATACCAAATTATCTTAGAACCAACCAAGTTCCAAGTGATCAAAAAAAACCAACAAATCAAAGTCGATGAAAAGTTTGTCACAAAGGAATTACCGAAGGAAGTATTGGATTTTATCCAAGAATGCAAAAACGCCAAAGAATTAGCATTTTCAAAATCGAGCCAATTACAATTCCAGAAGAATTTTAAAAATCCTTTAGAGTCTATCTACATCACAAGTAAATTCTATGTAAGACGTGATTATAATAACAAACAAGGTCGCCCTCACGGTGGTGTTGATTTTAGAGGGAAAACGGGAACTCCCGTTTATGCCATTCAAGATGGAACAGTTGTATTAGCGCAAAAAACATATTATGAAGGAAATTTTACCATCATCGATCATGGGAATAAAATCTTTTCTTTTTATATGCACCAAGATGAAATCAAAGTGAAAGTGGGTGAACAAGTGAAACAAGGGCAACAAATTGGAACTGTAGGGACTACTGGTATGTCCACAGGCCCTCATTTACATTTAGGTGCAAAAATCAATGGAGTGTTAGTTGATCCACTTTCACTCATTGCATTACAATCAATTTCTGAATCGAATTGA